The following DNA comes from Notolabrus celidotus isolate fNotCel1 chromosome 12, fNotCel1.pri, whole genome shotgun sequence.
TAACACTACTGACAAAATAATTGTTAGTCAAAAAATGgcaaatgaataaagaaatttCATTGAAATCCAAACTGTTCAACTAAACTTAGAAAATGTCCATTGAAATATCATTATATTCATTATTGGTACAGTGTATTAAAACTACCCTTCAACACtcaatattttttatgttttccacTGAGTCAAAAGATGACTAAAACATACTGTGCAAAAAAAGTATCCAGATCAGTAAATATCAGAAGTCATGTTTGCCTTTGGTCTGAGAGTATTTGGCTCTATGTTGTCATGTTAATAACACCTCCCATGAGTACTGCAGCATCACCTGGTCCTCATAGGAATGTCATGCCGCTGCCTCAGAGAGGAAGAGCTCACATGCCAGGACAAAGAGGCTAAACTGCCAACTGTGGACGAAGCCACTATCACATCTATGGTTTAGAGCTCGCTGTGCGTTAGCAGCCAAACCAGCTTTAATCCGGTCACCTTCGAAACAATATTTTTAACCTGACCAATGAATTCCTCTTAATAAAATGCAAGCTTTGCCACAGTCTTCATGGAGGTGTCATcgaaacacttgtgttgtgtcATCTGTTGTTAATATGATGAGAAACATGATTTGATTTATTGGGTTTTCAAGCTCTACCAGCAGATCACAGTTTCTATGGTGACATCTCTCACCCATCATGCCCCGTGGCCAATTTTGTGGTTAAAACCGGTAACCACACAGTCATTGTCATCAAACCAATCACACTCCAACGAAAGACAATTTGAGGCGGTTAGGAGGTGAGTCAAAATCATTTACAGTAATTGCTGCAGCAGTGACAGGGCTGTTTACACAATGATTTCAGTCATTTAGATTCCCTGATGTCACACAGGTGGTGTTTTATCTGAATGTGACAGAAAGAAGCTCTGCTAGTTTTCAAAATATCATTTAAATGACTAAATCATATTAGTCTGATTTCACGTTGGGACTCCTGAATGGGGTGAtgtcaaaatatatattttctccaGTGCTATCTGGGTAAATCCCCACATGATCAATTTGTTCACAACTATAATAAGCCAGTTCTTCCGTGCTACAAATTAGTTTGTGCAGCAGGTAAGGCCTGAGTCAGATTATTTTGGTGTTTATTCTGCTTCATTgatatcaaaaataaaataaacccaaaggtcatgttttcttttcGACTACATGTCTAAAACTTCACATGTACACTAATCAAAGCACTCCTAATGTAACACTAGATGGTCTTCTCTACAGATAATATATTTGAAACAtcaagtttgttttaaaaaatccaatgtttttaaaatcttcCATACTTATATTGTTATGCTCcttattttaaacatgttattttagTAGGTTTAACCTTTCAAACCAATCATGAGCAAAATAACAAGACTTCAAAAGAAATCAACACAGACTAAAATCGGGATGTTAATGAATCAATAATGAAATCTTTAGTTGCAGCTCTCATCTCCATGGAAGGGTTGCTCTTGGATGTTAATGCTTCATAATGATAAAGAAGCAGACTTATTTGGATGTTCTTTGGTATAACATCTTCTCATAGTTACatgcaacttttaaaaacttttcaGAATCTCTGCCATTGCACTTTTCCTCACTTGCTGGATTGAGTCTGACCAAATGAACAATGGATAAATGGCTCCACCAAGTGGCACAAACATGATGCTTTCTGACACTGTGTTCAAACCAAAGATATTCAGTAGTTTTTCTGTgattcttattttgaaaaagaagCTCTCAGTAATCCAAAGTTTATCCTGAACTCCTGTGAAATGTGAATACAATTTGAATTCCAATTAAATAAATTAGGGTTAGCTGGCTTTGGTGAACTTTGATCCATTTGAAATATGATCACAGAGTAGTGTGAAAGAAAATATGTGACTTTACTGGtatgtttgatatattttgatacaCAACAGAACagttcctctcttccttcagaACAACATTCCAATGAAATAAGCTGCAGAGAAAAgtaatcagaaaaaaatcaatgaaaagtGTACTAAAGTAATTAATTGTATTAATGTGTTTCCAAATGTGTTCATATAATTTTAGTCATGGGGAAGtggaatttaattttattgtgttGGACTTATTTTATATGGAATAGGTTCTCAGTAATTTGCAGAGTGTTCTGTTTAATCTACAGTATAACTGTATCTACACTTATATAGGAAGGTGTTTCATAGTGGTGAAGAGATTTAAGGACTAAAAACTGCACTTGGCATAATTGGGGTTGAATATTGTGCATTTCAAAATACAGACATGCTTTTCTTTGATTCTATTAAGACCTTTGATTTTAAGAGGAAATTTAGAGGcatgagaaaacaaacagtggAAGTTATAAAGTTAATCTTCCTTCAAGCATTGACCAAAAAAAAGACCTTGACAgagatataaaaacattacattgATAAAAAGGTTTAACTGTTAAATGCAGCTCTTAATGCAtgcttaaagcaggggttcccaaagtgtgggtctggaccaagcggcaacctccggtctcaaactatgaagcccatgcggaagtgttataaactgcaattcatcgagaatccacatgaggctggctgcaggaacactggaaaccacataaacaccaattcaaataaacattgcagcattaataaacatgtttacagcctggttcaaaaaacggcttggcacTATGTAGCTACTTTCTCtctcgacacacactgtacgggggtgaattttcttctaacgcaacggttcagaagatattaagattacgagtttttgcccaaataaggacatgactgacttgactcccggacgggaacacatagctgttggctaggaggctcaaactccgcctctttacgtcacactatgcctggttgagttccgcatttccaatatggctgccgccgtcgattggcttcaaaacagcactcaggaacagatgggtgacgtcacggatactacatccatattttatacagtctatggtcgggaccccctgtggGGTCATGATGTGTCTTAcagaattgtatttttttaagtaaccTAAAATTTTACCCACTTAGGTAGGCTACATTACCCAATAGGTGGGCtatttttctgcagaccagctaaatgaagtatgaagcgaCATTTCATCATTACgagagacagtgggggtcacgagtctttggcacctatattttgggggtcccaggctgaaaggtttgggaacccctgtctttAAGGAGCACTACAGCTTCATCATAGGCTCTATATTCCCTTTATAAATATGACACATTAAGCAGCCTCCTTCTTTTGCAATATGAACTATGTTCAGGAACGGATGTGCACAATCATTGAACATGGCAGGTAACGACTGTGTTCAGATTTTATTGACCGTTCCATGTTCTATAATAGGAGAATACATATTTTTAGCACCGAGGAATGAGCTTATACAGGTTTTAATTCACAGGCAGTGCTTCTTCTTAGAACTAATTTATATTTCTTTGGGATCTTCTAATctaaaattcaaaataatttcaaaagaaaaattcCAGGATTTAAAAAACTGTGCTATTGATATTCTCAAAACAGCCACAAGAGAGCAGGGTTTGTTCACAAGTCTGTCCTCTCCTTTAGATAGTTTGTTATCTGATAGTGAGCTGAAGTTACAGATTGTTTTGTGGGGGGATCTAGAGAAGAGGTAAATACTTAGTTTCTCATGCATAGAACTATGAATGCGAAACAGATAGGCAAGTAgcaaaaaataatatatttgtCATATGATTTACATAATACTGTCAGTTCTGTTGTGAGAGTCCAGGCTACTGCATTAGATGGTTATGAATACAGAATTTAAATCATGTCTTCATATTTAGGGTTTGAAATCTTGAGAGTTTAATTTGCAAAGTTATCAGTTGCTGCACAATCAGCAAGCTTCAAATATTTCAGACACAGAATGAATCTCTATTATGActtatttatgatttaaaagtgtGCCACATGCATTTGGGGTTTCATATCATGTATCTAAAGATCAAAAGGGATGCAACAGTCTCAGTTATTGATCTATTCAGGCCTTCAGCCCAGTACATAAGATAGCACTGCTTTTTTCTTGATGAGATCAAGTTCTGTATACCTCTCAGTTGAATAAGGCTTTGATCTACCGTGTTTTAAATCAACAGAGACGATGACACACAGAATGAACAGAAATAATGGATACCAGAGCAAAAAGAGTAAGAAGCACAACTTCAAAAACTATAGCAGCACCCGTTTGTTGCCTCAATTCCACCAATGTGTGGACTGCGAGTGCTGTTTTAGTCGGCTTCTCTAACCCATCACTGCTCCCTGTATATGCTTGAGTTGGCTGGACTCTATCCGTAGGCTACATCACTGGCATGTCCTTGATTATAAGGAGattcttaacttgcttcccttgtatttattttattttttaactgttccaaaactgaaaaataatttattcatttaaaaaatactggaagctacagtcttcgctctgtgacccagtcacaaaacttgcttttgttttcagtccccagagtgcatcttgaaatgggtaaaaagagTATTAGAtatgctgctcctgcagcctggagcctgttgcaggagagcctgggtttgaggGAGCATGTCTCTTTAAgcgtttttaaaagcagactgaaggcttttgaggaagatgctttagtttttaaatgctttgactgataacttttgttctgaaacccatgatatgttgtcatgttttagaaTTAGGTGTTGTTGGTCTGTAACTtttctggaatgtgctgctgctgatcttggccaggacccacttgaaaaagagatttttaatctcaatatggttttctcctggttaaatacaataaaataaaaataaaataaaaataagtatatttgacttttaattcattttaggCTAAATTCTAACAATAAGCATTAGCTGTGTTTTTGAGTGTATCTCTGTCAAATGAGTAACTTCCAGTCTGTGCCACAGCATGCTTATCACTTCAGTCAGACTCATGTCGATACTGCCAAGCCAAGTATCGCTCAGTTTCAGGTGTTGTAAGTCTCGTGCGTAAACAGAGCGGTGCATTCTGGGTATTGTAGTTCCTAATTACGAGAGGCCACTCCTCCGTCGGGCTTCCTGTGCGTGTGTTAAACTCCCAGTCCCAAAATGCTCCGTGCCCGAGCGCAGTAAGAGTTGTAATGAGAGGAGCAGGTACGCCCTAGAAAACAAGTGTAAACGATAGTGGACTCTTTCCCTGCCAGCCCGCTCAAGTAAATACACAACCACCTCGTGCGGACGGTGAGATCAAACTTTGATTACTTTTCTCGCATTGGgtggatttttattttgtcGTGTTTTCATAATAGGAAGAGTCAgaaatgtatcattatttttaaaaagtgtaactAGCCTGTACTCACCTCTTCAGCTGACAGtgtctttgctgtgtttttgtcatAATCAGTTTTCTGGATCAGCCTATATATAGTTGCGAATGTAAGATTTTTTATAAAGTAGTTTCACCTCATTGAATATAAAGGTAAATTAAAAACACGAAGAAGATCACGATTGAAAGTGATTTATACAGAGAAGGGTTATAGTTGTAGGTATGGAATCACAGTGCACAGTATGGAGTCTTTCATGCTGTGTTTAATCCGAAAATAAGTTTTGACTGTCTTCATTACAGTGGCACTGCACTTTGATCATAGCAAGACGCACTGAGAGAAGAGACTACTGTGTCGTTGGCTTGACAAGACCAACCTGTTTTTGTGCACTGGTGTAGGAAACTACATTATTAATGACTGACTCACTGTGACATGTCATGAATGGGTAGTGTCCTTTTACGCAAACAAGTGACAGGCTGAAAAGAATTTTCAGTTTTGGAACAGTTTCTTGTGACAGACAGTAAGCCTGAGGCCCACTGTGCTGAAGGAAACATAGTAGAGATTGAACAATGCTTTAACTCTTATGTCTTTTGTTGTCTGGGTATTGGTTTGGCCATGTGTCAAAGCATTGTAAATTATGCTTATTGAGATGCTTATAGCTTTGCATAACTAATAAAGACAGTAATGGAAATTTTGCTGTAGAATCTCTGATAACCCAAGACACGCTCAAAGTTTTTGTTCCGAAGGAATTTAACATACTGTCAGTTGATATTAGTGTTCTAAGAATATTATAGTAAGGATGCAtgatattatcggcacattctcggccgatattggctttaaaatgaactatcggataTATCTaccgatataattaaccgataaaataatgctctgctgcacacatgttgggctcatgttttaagttaaatttgaatttaagaagcaagctgtaaggtacatgtagctgactaatttaggcacatttactgtcaaagagtaaaccattttatttaatttgggtttaattgctgtacagttgcactttccacatgttccctgtgaacagaggtcaggtttacttactatgtcaaatgtgaaattggccaaatttgccctagTTGTGGgaattgttatgattgtctcagggagagcatcatccaaattttaagttttaagtatttttcttattttgcacaagaaattaatattacataacaaatgtgttaagagtatcaccataatactgtacgctaattccaatacagaagagaattgatctctgcaattaggtgtgccgGAAAAAATATTGGTATcagtaatcggctaaatgagttgtaaaatatcggcatatcggcCAAAAATCCagtatcgtgcatccctaatattaTGGGGATATTATTGTAAAATAACTATCATGtcttattaccattattatgaTAACAATATAAAGTGTGATAGTTAAAAACTCAAGTTTATCAGCTTGAACTCAGTTTCTGTAGGTTTGATGTTATACATGTTTTACACGTTACATGTGTTTGCAACATGTCCCTGCTGAAtctaaaataaatctaaaaagcTGTTTATTTATGATGACTATTATCTGACAGCATCAAAGTGGTGTGAGAGGAATGAAAAGTAAACCCATacaaaattttaaaatgtgcacatgctgagtgagaaagCATTGCCTGTTTACATCAAATAAATTGTCTTATCCATTGAAAAAATCCACTATGGCAATGTGTTCACTGTGAATGCTCATAATAATAGAATGGTGACTGACCAAAGGTTTGTTCAATTCTGTGCTGTTGCCTCTGTGATCTATTTCCAGCCAAATAACTCCACTCTATAGTAACAATGTAAAGTAGGGCAGGATGTAGTGAAGACATACTGCTAGTGTTAACACAGAGTACAGGCAGATTTACAATAGGCCAACTGTATAACCTTACACACAAATTCTCAAAATAACTAACACATATTATATTACCAGATTATTGCCATTTCATAGCCTGTTTACTGTGACAAAGGAGAACGGTTACCATCAAATATTTATAGGTGCAAAAAGTGAAAGTTTGAGATTTCTTCTCTCATTAATCTAAcgttaatattaaaaatgtttgatgtagacaAGTTATTTCTGTTAAGTGTCATGAGATAACATTTATTAGGAATGGGCAATGaagatggattgattgactgaataacattttaaaatgaaagttgATCACACATTTGCTTAATTGATAGTCACTgcctgatgcaaatgtgtacagcactgttaaatgttgtcctgttgtgtctgcttgtgtcttccttcacatttccttattgctgcttcctgactgttttgctccatgtattttatgtccatggacactttctcaaagacggtcatatcatgtcctcatgtagcttttagtcatttttaatcgtatggtgctatttgtacttttcttttcttctcttttttgtttgtttgtgttttggtttctcctctaccttcttatcttgatcttattttactctattttatctttgtttaatctggatctttttagggagcctttttaacatctagCAAGGGACTACGGccgtaaactagccttttggctaattctggcatatttacagaagtgttaattaatatgcactgtccttttaaataataaattttaaaaaaatggtttCAGCTCTAGATAAATTAAAAGGAATACTTTATCAATCAAATATATAGGGTATTAATTCAGCTCTTTTTCAGGACCCCTGGTTGTATTGTTTACAGAATTACAGATAAAAGCTGCAGGTTTTAGGAAAAAACaatgatgtttttgtgtttacagaTGAAACATGGCAGCTGGAAAAGCAATGTCCTTCCAACGTGTTGGGAGTCTAATGCGGAGTAGATCTGAGGGGACGCTGATCGATCTGAATGACAATGCCTCAGTTAATAACAACCTGAATGGTAACACTTCTTCGTCAATATTAACAATCTCTTTCCAGTTCTGAAAACCTGTTTGATAATGCTCACAGATGTCCTAACCAAATCCTAATATTTTCACAGGTGGGTATGTGACAcaagtaaaaaataattcagAGTGGCCACTTTTACAGCCAGAAGCTGCACTTCTGCAGACGAAAAACCCCTTTTGGAACAAGCTGTCAGGATCAAATCCTTTCTTGGATGACATAGTGCATAACAGTACGGACAAACAAAATGCCAACAcatcaaatgcaaaacaaagcaCTGAAAAACAAGTGGACACAAATAATGACGATGTCATAAGCACGTCTTCAGATGAAGGGAACGTGGGAAACTTTCTGGagaataaacacaaagtgaGCAACAGATCCGGGAGATGGAGAAGTGCTTCAGACATTCTGGATGATCTGGAGAGAAAAGTGCCAAAACAAGAGAACTGCTTCACACCACCTGGGCCGGTTCTGAATCCAGATTTTGAGTGGCTGAAGAATGACAGAGAGGCTTATAAGATGGCCTGGCTGAGTCACAGGCAGCTCACACGCTCATGTTTGGACTTAAGTCTGAGCCCAGGATGGGCTCAAACCCAGGCATCAAACTTCCAGATCATCTCCAAGATCAGCCATGCTGGAGGTACAGTTCAGTTACCGGACTCTGACATCAGGATCCATATACCAGAGGGCCATGTTCCTCCTGGAGAAGTCCAGGAAGTTACACTAAAAGCAATGCTAGACCCTCCTCCAGGACTCAATAACAACTATGTAACCACCATGAGTCCACTTCTAGAGGTCGTCCTCAGCAACATCAACATAAAGAAGTGCATCTCTCTGGATATTAAACTGTCTGGAGAGGTCAAGGATGATTCACTGAGTCAGGTGATGACGACTGTGTCCGGGCTGGTGTCCAATAAAAGAGACGGACCATATCTTAAGGTGAACGACTGTTTCATTCACAAGAACAAGATGCAGATGAAGGTGCAGGACttgaagacacatttttatgTGATTGCAGTGGCAGAGGCCTCTGCAATCCAGGCCCCTGCTACATCAGTTTGGGATTACCTTGACCGTCAAATCACAGTCGCAGTTTACGGTCCAAggtacatccatccatcattcaagGTTGTCATAGTGGTTTGCTGTCATGAGGACGTTCCCCCCAAGCTTCCATTTTCAGCTATCAGTAAAGGGAATAAAAACCTGCCTCCGCTCATTCTGCAGCTTTGGGGAAAACACCGTTTTAAACCTGACAAACTGAACAACCTAAATGTAGGAATCAGCCTCGCAGACTCCATGTTTAAAATCCAACCTGAGGACGAACTGAAAGAAGTGAGGCAAAGTCAGCTCAAAATAGGCACAGTTCTGCATCTTCCAGTCGCAGTAGCATTTTCTGGTAATACAGAAATGACTCCATTCAAACTAGATCTAGATGTGAAGGATTCCAGTGGGTCCACTGTGGCACATTTCCCAGTGCCTTCCCCTCCTGCAGCACCCAGCAGATCTGAAAAGCGAGTTCATAAGCAGTCAGACAAGCGGATTGAATTGGCAAGAACTGCACCTATTCCTGAGGAAAGTGGTCCAGATTTACCCAAATTTGCAGACAGACCTGTGAACCTACAGTGGTACGGTGTAGCTCTGAAGTCAGTTCTTCGTCAGCCTCGTGTAGAGTACCTTCTGGAGTACTTCAAGGGGGACACAGTGGCTCTCCTGTCCAGAGACACTGTTAGATCTGTGGGTAACTCAAAAGTCAAGG
Coding sequences within:
- the macc1 gene encoding metastasis-associated in colon cancer protein 1, with the protein product MAAGKAMSFQRVGSLMRSRSEGTLIDLNDNASVNNNLNGGYVTQVKNNSEWPLLQPEAALLQTKNPFWNKLSGSNPFLDDIVHNSTDKQNANTSNAKQSTEKQVDTNNDDVISTSSDEGNVGNFLENKHKVSNRSGRWRSASDILDDLERKVPKQENCFTPPGPVLNPDFEWLKNDREAYKMAWLSHRQLTRSCLDLSLSPGWAQTQASNFQIISKISHAGGTVQLPDSDIRIHIPEGHVPPGEVQEVTLKAMLDPPPGLNNNYVTTMSPLLEVVLSNINIKKCISLDIKLSGEVKDDSLSQVMTTVSGLVSNKRDGPYLKVNDCFIHKNKMQMKVQDLKTHFYVIAVAEASAIQAPATSVWDYLDRQITVAVYGPRYIHPSFKVVIVVCCHEDVPPKLPFSAISKGNKNLPPLILQLWGKHRFKPDKLNNLNVGISLADSMFKIQPEDELKEVRQSQLKIGTVLHLPVAVAFSGNTEMTPFKLDLDVKDSSGSTVAHFPVPSPPAAPSRSEKRVHKQSDKRIELARTAPIPEESGPDLPKFADRPVNLQWYGVALKSVLRQPRVEYLLEYFKGDTVALLSRDTVRSVGNSKVKEWYIGFLRGRTGLVHCKNVKLITRDQVIDFTGIHITTEVLLDNMTLPFKKLTYMYSAIETLVTEHISSWRGFADALGYRKLSLDSITRRCAETEADKVASVLERLKEDCHAERTRKFMHELIVGLLRMDSVNLAAQLIQNTVILSTAVELGVRWRELADKMGKLSSTQIAGYEAPHRGKTGEVGSQSMWKPAYDFLYSWSLRYGDSYRNMIQDLHLFLDKMKNPATRQWRQLTGALITVNCLDIFRNSAYPNA